From Cydia strobilella chromosome 4, ilCydStro3.1, whole genome shotgun sequence, the proteins below share one genomic window:
- the LOC134741147 gene encoding uncharacterized protein LOC134741147: MGVGKIPEFDVKAVNWTMYCERLEMYFLANDIKDAVKLPTVIAVMGEDAYHLLSTLASPAQPSTLTFTNAVTLLKNHLQPKPSILAERYRFRQRRQAEGESVAEYVAELKKLAKTCDFGTTLEDNLRDQLVCGIVSESTRQRLFAEDGIDYSRAVSLATTLEAAEKNAVAVDRDAKVITGVHKLEANHKCMACGEIGHKTEGCKYKNFECSWCKNLGHLRRMCSEKNARFGVTETAGSQSQSRGDGVIYNGSGARGNRSAERGGSGRGPGRGGRSGRRGTNNYWVQAHQASADVASDNSGYTSALDHSCDLDEDNEPMYQISLSKYKPA; this comes from the exons ATGGGCGTCGGCAAAATACCCGAGTTTGATGTGAAAGCGGTAAATTGGACTATGTACTGTGAGAGGTTAGAAATGTATTTCCTCGCGAACGATATTAAGGATGCGGTGAAATTGCCAACAGTAATCGCAGTAATGGGAGAAGATGCATATCACTTGTTATCTACGTTAGCAAGCCCCGCCCAACCTTCAACTTTGACCTTCACTAACGCGGTGACGCTgcttaaaaatcacttgcaACCGAAGCCCTCCATCTTGGCCGAGCGCTACAGATTTCGACAGCGTCGACAGGCAGAGGGAGAGAGTGTAGCTGAGTATGTGGCAGAACTGAAGAAGTTGGCAAAAACATGCGATTTTGGTACCACTTTAGAAGATAATCTTCGCGATCAACTTGTTTGCGGCATTGTCAGTGAGTCGACGCGGCAAAGATTGTTTGCAGAGGACGGTATCGACTACTCGAGGGCCGTCAGCTTGGCTACGACACTGGAGGCGGCAGAAAAGAATGCAGTCGCGGTAGACAGAGATGCTAAGGTTATCACGGGGGTACATAAACTGGAGGCGAACCATAAATGTATGGCGTGCGGTGAGATTGGGCATAAAACAGAAGGctgtaaatataaaaactttGAGTGTAGTTGGTGCAAGAACTTAGGCCACTTAAGAAGGATGTGCTCGGAGAAAAATGCAAGATTCGGAGTGACGGAAACGGCGGGCAGCCAGTCACAATCACGCGGGGACGGCGTGATCTATAACGGTAGCGGAGCACGTGGTAACCGATCAGCTGAGAGAGGCGGCAGCGGGCGCGGGCCCGGGCGCGGAGGGCGCTCGGGCCGCCGAGGCACAAACAACTATTGGGTGCAGGCGCACCAGGCATCAGCTGACGTGGCGAGCGATAACAGCGGATATACGTCGGCGCTGGACCATAGTTGTGATTTGGATGAGGACAACGAACCTATGTACCAAATATCATTAAGCAAATATAAACCG GCATGA